Genomic segment of Nothobranchius furzeri strain GRZ-AD chromosome 12, NfurGRZ-RIMD1, whole genome shotgun sequence:
gcgagcgcagctctgagggcatccatgctgtcggctagtgtaaacacaggtcacacacgtgatgtcagcattttttgttgcggaaagtgacgttgtggaccttaagactccggttttgtctgtccacacgcagacacccaaaacggagaaaacgcagatcttcactttggccggagatctgtttttgtgtgaaaaaactctgttttcgtgtggatgacaggccaaaacgtagaaaaatgtctacgttttggcagatccccggctacgtgtggacagggcctacatGTCAAGAGTGATAGACATTGTTAATCATTCCACTAAAAGTTTATGCATATTACTCTCTACATTTAAGCAACCAGGTTtagaggaaccagttgacataacttggttagtACATTTAAACATTTCTTTCTTACAGTGTATAAGGTAGAACCACCAGCTTCTAAGCCAGCTGGTTTTAATGAGTGTTCACATTTACGCACATTTGATCCAAAGAATAACAAAGGTGAAGGCCCACAGTGGCATCCATCATGTTCAAACCTAACTATGATTACCTAtcttttacttttcttttttctttgtttgCACTGTACATAATTATTTTTAACACCTTGGATGTCCTGGAGCTGGGACTCAGATGGTCTCATTTGGTGTGAAGGAATCTGTCCAGACATCTGAGGATCAATCAgacctaataaataaataaataaataaggcttTCTCTTTACAGCTTGAAAAACAAGGTCACACTCTTTTTGACCACACGAGGCCCGTTTCCACTATCGgaacttctgggtaattttaccGGACCTTCGTAGCATGGGAGGATTAATTTCTGGGCCATTTCAGGAACCAACGGAGTACCTGAACTAGGATTTGTACTCAAACCTGTACAGTTGCTGGGTGGGACTTGAGGTTTTTGTATTTTTtcgtatttgtatttatttttccgtCATaacaatacatataaaacacgtgaaaaggaaaataattatctaataaagaTCATAATAATAATTGTCACAAGTACAACTTCCTCTTataaattaaacagtttctttagATATAATTTATGAACGAAAAGGTATAAGCTGAAGTTAAACTTGTTTAAGCCTAcccattaattcattacaaaacCCATTAATTTACAAAAAATCAACAGTGTCATAAAtatcaaaagtaaataaacatgtaaacaatACAGTTATTACATGCATCATCCTAATTTCAACAAAATCAGTCAAGAGGTATAAACGTGTGACGAAACTAATTTTGGTGTACTTGGTAATTACTTAATACCTGCATCATCTTAAAGCTCAAGCTGATTGGTTGTAGCTCAGtaggaattaaattgaattgaaggaACATTCTTGCTGGTTTAAAAACACTGTTTCTGAACTCCCGACGCTGAAAAGTACTGCTATCAcagtgagtgattaacaggcatctgcagcacctgATGTCCTCCCGAGGAGCCGAtgtgaatcaggtgtgctgaagcaaagGCATGGAAACATGTAGGACAGTGGGCCCTGGAACCTGGGTTGGGAAACCCTGTAACAGAACACTGTAAAAGAAACGGCGCATcgtctggtcattgaacgccattTTTTACAACACACAGCCACCCTTGCGGTCCCCCGAATGAAACACACTAAGGCGTACTTCAACAGAATAAAGCTTTTAATTTTATTAATGTCCTTGGAGGCCGTTGATggctgggcagcagtagctcaggaagtggaGCTGGTTGTCAAAAAAATTGAAGGTTGTAGGGTAGATCTCGGCTCCCAGCAGAGAActttgccgttgtgtccttgagcaagacactggtggtcagaggggccggtggcgcagCCTTGCTTCCATcattgcaccccagggcagctgtcggTACATTGTAGCTGATTaccaccaatgtgtgaatgtgtgtttgcatgggtaaccctagagggcgctatacaaatacaggccattcaccatttatCAGTGCTGTTCGCTGCTTAAATAGTTGATATGCTGACGTTTTAGCAAAgttctttaagggttcatttttattttatacaaCGTCTGAGAGGACCGAACCATCTATCTCCCGGTCCCTTTATCCCCTCCCAGATGTTTCCCAGAGCTCCTACAGTGGAAACGTGGCTACTGTCTGGCCTCTTTTGGGTTGTATGTGGCTTAATTCCTTCTGTCACTACTTATCCCTTATTTCAGTGCATGAGAAAACTGAGGTTTATTCGTTTTAAATGATCCAACACATCACGTTTTCCTGTCTTTTGACGGGCTAAAGCATTAGCTTACAGGCACCACTTGTTTTAACTCCTTCGATTAGCTCTAATCGCTATCACCGAGCCTCTCTTTGACTTCTTCTCACATAAATTCAGACGCACACAAACAGTTGATCTCATGTGAAAGCGGCATTTTGGTGTAAACCTTTCTCACCATGTTTAGAGGAGAGACATGCTGAAACAACTTTTAAAAAAATGGTTATCATATCTGCTTTCAGTTATCACATTTCTGAGGCAGGCTACAATGAAGACAAACCAGACGGACTGAGGCCCACGTCTTGTGGGAACTCTGCCTTGCTGTGAATGTATGAACATCACTCCGCCACACATGCTCACCAACATGCTGTCTGCTTTATACAGTGCCACTACTGACTTCTGCAGAGAGAAACTCTTTAGtacttatttttattattattttttattttatttattttttttttttttgcaggatgGGACATTTTCTCAATGCACTGCAGAGGACTTTTCTAGATTTTTGCATTTAGTTGCTGACTAACTTCATGAAGGAAAGTAACAGATATCCACAAAATGAGCATGCATACCTTACAAGCAGATGCAACAAAAAGTCCACTTCACTGCCTTCTTCTCGTTGTTTTTGCAATAGAGTACATTAGCACTGTTTCCCATTGTCATTATTTATGACAATAAACAACAATATTGTATTCCTCTGGAATTATCGCAAGACATAAATGTAAACCTTTGTAAGGAATGATGATTTTTACACTGAGATGCAACATATGATTATCACGTTTATGGAGGAACTATTTAGAGCGTGAAAAAAACGGGTTTATTAGACCTACAGTTGGGTGTCTTCAAGTGTAACATGTACTGTATAAAAAGATTTCTTTTCTGTATGTTCTCTTGTCaaggcttgtttcttcatgaagaTTTCATCTTAGCTCCTttgcaaagtaaaatgaatgtgcACATGATCACAGGTCTTAGGAGGTTGGCTAGTTTCAGTTGATGGTGATGATACATTTTAATCCcaaaacattcattaaaaaaGTAAATGCATAATTTCTTGTTGCAGAGAATTTAAAAGGATAAGTAGTACACACTGCTGAGCTCCCCTTAGCTAGCTTAAACCCTGTCTACAAATCCAaaggcaacaaagccaggtcaacaTCAGCCCCTGATtccatagcctcctttagctccctgaaATAAGTGTAGGCTGGTCACTCTGGTTTAGCCTTTCGCTTCACTTCCAAACACATTACTCTCTGCCTttaacttccaggctctgccattttgccaaaaaagcaaacttttattttttcttcttgtgttatttattgattgattgattgattttattgACCGTTGCCAAATGGAAAATGCTAACTGGTAGCCTTTAACATAGCTACCGgcacagaaaatagctaacagcaagcaggtaaagagcgcctCCTGGGACACCTaaccgctccacaaaactgttaagtgcagaaTCTGGTCAGCAGAGCGCTGCAGGTGTCCCATGTGAAGTTAGTCAAGTTTCTACCAACACAATCACTGaaccccacttttaaagaaactcATTAAAGCATTAAAATGTGCTTAGTGGTGCTTTAAACAAAGACTAATTTACATGTTTATATGCTGTGTTGCTAAAAGAACATTAATCCTTACGTTAAAGTACCTAGGTTGAGTGGAGCTGTTACAAGCCATGTAGACGGTGAGTGTGAAGGGACATCAGAGGCTGGCGTGTGGTTGGAAGCTATaaatgaaatgtgttttgttcCAAGAACAAGGCTCAGCAGGAAGACGGCTGCTTAtgtaacaaagtcattaacactaAACTAAAACAGTTGACACAACTTAAGTTAACTCAATATTTCTTTTTCTAGAGTGTAGTGAGCAGCACCTTTGTAGCAGCTAAAGGTTTTGGCATTTTGCAACATTTATTATAAATGCATTAATTTAAAACCTCCAGAAATTACTAGCAAATATTATGATCCACTCTGACTGTAATCTGTCCAAAGAAAAAAGTGGCCTGTTGCTGGTTagtcagagcagaaaaaggaagTCTGCTTCCCTCTTGAGGCCGAGACGGAACCTGCAAATTGTTTTTCCCAGAGGAGGACGGGGTGTTCCCACAGTGACGAGCTTTACCCGCACAAACCTCAGGGTGACACCTAAAGCCGCCACTAACAGTGACAATAGACACAGTGTTTGCGCTGGGAGGTGAAGTGGGTTGTGTAGAGGTCAGAGAGCAGGGGTCACTGCTCCTGACATCAGCTCCCTGTGCTCCAATCAGCACACTCCCCAGATGAGCTCCTAATTTGTGCCCGAATCTCCAAAGAGCGCTTTGGAAACGCTGACTTAGCAGAGCATAAAGGAGAGGATTGATGTCAGAGTTCAGTAGCATCAGCCAGTAGGAGAAGGTGACGACAGAGTCTGGAACGCGGCTGGGCTGACCTGCAATTGCAGTTTCTGTGGCCTGGATGAGAACCACACTTATGTAGGGGGTCCAACAGATGAGGAACGCTGAAACGATGAGGAGAAGGCGCATCGCTCCGTGATGGTGCTGTGTGTTCTGTACAAGTGGCTGTGAGTCAGTGTGAGCATGTATCTGTCTGGAAGCCCCGTGGCTCTGTTGTGCAGGGTTTCCAGGAAGAACAAGACAATTATTTCCCTCTTCTGAGCTGAATTGAGACACAAACTCTCTATTTATGTGATGGATCAGTCTCCAGGCACTATGGAGGCTCCTGCAGTGCTGATGAGATGAATCAGTGTGAGAGCAGAAAGAACAGGAGTTCCTGCTGCGCTGGACGGAGTCCTCCAGAGAGTGAATCCTCCTGGCGTGGCTGAGGGCCACTTTGACAATGTTCACATAGCAGAAGATTATCACTGATGCAGGTACGAAGTAGGTAAGAGCAGCCATGAAGAGTGTGTAGCTGGAACTGTGGGCCCAGTCGATTGCACAGATGTACATTGGAACAACATAGCTGATGGAGCTCCAGCCCATTAGTGGAGGGCTACAAGAGGCCAGGGCCAGCAGCCAGATCCACAGGACCACAGCACAGAGCTTCCACAGGGTGCAGCGGGAGCTGTAGCGCAGGCAGTCCATGATGGAATGATAGCGGTCAAGAGCAATAGCTGCTAGTGTCAGAACAGAAGCTGTGCAGAACACAGAGGAGGTGTAGCCGATGCACAAGCAGAGACGCTAACAGACAGGAGAGAGACACAAATCTCATCACAAAGACAGCCAAAAGATCAAAAAACAGAGAAGCTTTGTCAGAAAAGGTGAGCTTAAATCTAAAATGTGTCACTCAAAGTTCACTTACCGTGCACTGGACCCATCTGTGGTTCATGATGGACAGGGCAATAAAAGGCATGACTCCAACACCCACCAGGAGGTCACTGAGGGCCAGGTTCATGATCAGCACAGAAGTCACCACACGGAGGGTCTTGGTTGCAGCCACAGTAACAATGACAAGAACATTACCTGCGCAGAAATTAATCACACACAATCAATGACTCAGTGGTCCGACTGATTGGATTACAGACCTGCAGCCACCTTAGATGGCTGAAACTGAATTATGCTCAAATAGTGACCTCATAATTTATCTTGAAGCTgcggtatgtatgtatgtatgtatgcatacatacatacatacatacatacatacatgtatgtatgtatgtatgcatacatacttacatacatacatgtatgtatgtatgtatgcatacatacatgtatgtatgtatgtatgtatgcatacatacatacatacatacatgtatatatgtatgtatgcatacatacttacatacatacatgtatgtatgtatgtatgcatacatacttacatacatacatacatgtatgtatgtatgtatgtaagtatgtatgcatacatacttacatacatacatacatacatgtatgt
This window contains:
- the LOC107397183 gene encoding 5-hydroxytryptamine receptor 1D, translating into MEDQDGSGSPLRAAAVNMSRVEVEAGEVSGWSQPLLEVLMVLMCLGAVIGNVLVIVTVAATKTLRVVTSVLIMNLALSDLLVGVGVMPFIALSIMNHRWVQCTRLCLCIGYTSSVFCTASVLTLAAIALDRYHSIMDCLRYSSRCTLWKLCAVVLWIWLLALASCSPPLMGWSSISYVVPMYICAIDWAHSSSYTLFMAALTYFVPASVIIFCYVNIVKVALSHARRIHSLEDSVQRSRNSCSFCSHTDSSHQHCRSLHSAWRLIHHINREFVSQFSSEEGNNCLVLPGNPAQQSHGASRQIHAHTDSQPLVQNTQHHHGAMRLLLIVSAFLICWTPYISVVLIQATETAIAGQPSRVPDSVVTFSYWLMLLNSDINPLLYALLSQRFQSALWRFGHKLGAHLGSVLIGAQGADVRSSDPCSLTSTQPTSPPSANTVSIVTVSGGFRCHPEVCAGKARHCGNTPSSSGKNNLQVPSRPQEGSRLPFSALTNQQQATFFFGQITVRVDHNIC